In the genome of Rhizobium rhizogenes, one region contains:
- a CDS encoding ABC transporter ATP-binding protein yields the protein MTGNREVAFGPLSRIYAEDLKTSWPSITFLLLTILLGSVLATAGPYVFSRLIDDLPNAPLQWMLGFSLYAGLMALATGIQRSTQYMSVIHSERLEYVATTRFFERIVHKHPSFFNDHNPAEIQAAQTRGASAASAIMQIGLIYFVPGIATFLFSTLLLGTVLSADLVAIVIVYGAAFIALTLASNRLTTPFLEKAIEAGQGNAGFVGNAIGMIEPLRHTGSTAWMKRRFADNAGSIYRNWRLYSLRRIGFVFTISLALVVQMVIGFYLLLPRHEAGELSIGDIVLFNTLLLQLNMPFELIGQSISEAVRSFAQFAPYARMWNEPAEEELPNTRPLQLSGKAIEFDQVGFRYENGRGVEGVSFTAAPGRLTFITGETGSGKSTLFRLLQKTMAPQSGRITIDGTDLTAIGRDDWFAVAGIVPQEVQLLNDTLRSNIVLGRVLDEEKLRRSAERAAILDRIEAMPEGFDTIVGERGLKLSGGERQRVAIARALYGEPSILLLDEASSALDEETEREIMDQLRRVDSDITIIAITHRQSSIRTGDQVVALPGRAPDESASETSAPSH from the coding sequence ATGACAGGCAATCGTGAAGTTGCATTCGGACCGCTTTCCCGAATCTATGCCGAAGACTTGAAGACGTCATGGCCGTCCATCACCTTTTTGCTGCTGACGATCCTGCTCGGCTCTGTTCTCGCCACCGCCGGTCCCTATGTGTTTTCCCGCCTGATCGACGATCTGCCGAACGCGCCGCTGCAATGGATGCTCGGTTTTTCGCTCTATGCGGGCCTGATGGCACTGGCGACGGGTATTCAGCGCTCCACGCAATATATGTCGGTCATCCATTCGGAACGGCTGGAATATGTCGCGACGACGCGCTTCTTCGAGCGCATCGTCCATAAACATCCGTCGTTCTTCAACGATCACAACCCGGCGGAGATTCAGGCTGCGCAGACAAGGGGCGCTTCGGCCGCCTCGGCGATCATGCAGATCGGCCTTATTTATTTCGTTCCGGGCATCGCCACGTTTCTGTTCAGCACGCTGTTGCTGGGAACTGTCCTCAGTGCGGATCTGGTCGCCATCGTCATTGTCTATGGCGCGGCCTTCATCGCGCTTACGCTTGCCTCGAACCGCCTGACCACGCCTTTTCTGGAAAAGGCCATTGAAGCCGGGCAGGGGAATGCCGGTTTTGTCGGCAATGCCATCGGCATGATCGAGCCTTTGCGGCACACGGGCAGCACTGCATGGATGAAACGCCGGTTCGCGGACAATGCAGGCTCGATCTATCGGAACTGGCGGCTTTATTCCCTGCGGCGGATCGGCTTTGTCTTCACCATCTCGCTTGCACTCGTCGTGCAGATGGTCATCGGCTTTTATCTGCTGTTGCCGCGCCATGAGGCGGGAGAACTCTCGATAGGCGATATCGTTCTCTTCAACACGCTTCTGCTTCAGCTCAACATGCCTTTTGAACTGATCGGGCAATCGATCAGCGAGGCGGTCCGATCCTTCGCCCAATTCGCGCCCTATGCCCGCATGTGGAACGAGCCAGCAGAGGAGGAACTTCCAAACACCCGCCCGCTGCAGCTGTCGGGCAAGGCGATTGAGTTTGATCAGGTGGGTTTTCGCTACGAAAACGGTCGCGGCGTCGAAGGTGTTTCTTTCACTGCAGCGCCGGGACGTCTGACCTTCATCACCGGCGAGACCGGCTCCGGAAAATCGACACTCTTCCGGCTTCTGCAGAAAACCATGGCGCCGCAATCCGGTCGCATCACCATCGATGGCACCGATCTGACCGCCATCGGCCGGGACGACTGGTTTGCCGTTGCCGGCATTGTTCCGCAGGAGGTGCAATTGCTGAACGATACGTTGCGCAGCAATATCGTGCTTGGGCGGGTGCTGGATGAGGAAAAACTGCGCCGCTCGGCCGAGCGCGCCGCCATACTCGACCGGATAGAGGCGATGCCGGAAGGTTTCGATACGATTGTCGGCGAAAGGGGGCTGAAGCTCTCCGGCGGCGAACGTCAGCGGGTTGCGATTGCCCGTGCGCTTTATGGCGAACCGTCCATTCTGCTGCTCGATGAAGCAAGTTCGGCGCTGGACGAGGAGACGGAGCGGGAAATCATGGACCAGTTAAGACGGGTCGACAGCGATATCACCATCATCGCCATCACCCACCGCCAGAGCAGCATCCGCACAGGCGATCAGGTCGTCGCTTTACCAGGCAGGGCACCGGATGAATCGGCTTCTGAGACGTCGGCGCCAAGCCATTGA
- a CDS encoding replicative DNA helicase, with protein MNDAVRKITPAQPAEPHYREAPNNIEAEQALLGAILVNNDAYYRVSDFLKPVHLYEPLHRKIFEVAGDIIRMGKTANPVTIKTFLPADDKIGDLTVAQYLARLAAEAVSIINAEDYGRAIYDLALRRALIQIGEDVVNIAYDAPLDMPPQAQIEDTERRLFELAETGRYDGGFQSFNDAVALAIDMAGAAFERDGNLSGISTGIHSLDARMGGLQRSDLIVLAGRPGMGKTSLATNIAYNIAASYEQEVQPDGSYKAKNGGVVGFYSLEMSSEQLATRIISEQTEVSSSKIRRGDITESDFEKLVACSQMMQKVPLYIDQTGGISIAQLSARARRLKRQRGLDVLVVDYVQLMTGSGKSGENRVQEITQITTGLKALGKELNVPIIALSQLSRAVESREDKRPQLSDLRESGSIEQDADVVLFVFREEYYVKNMEPRDPADPKYAEWEALFDKVKGTADVIIAKQRHGPTGTVKLAFQSEFTRFADLADPSFSQYEEH; from the coding sequence ATGAACGACGCTGTGAGAAAGATCACCCCCGCGCAACCGGCGGAACCGCACTACCGCGAAGCGCCGAACAATATCGAGGCCGAACAGGCGCTGCTCGGCGCCATCCTCGTCAACAACGACGCCTATTATCGCGTGTCGGACTTCCTGAAGCCCGTGCATCTGTATGAGCCCCTGCATCGCAAGATCTTCGAGGTGGCGGGCGATATCATCCGCATGGGCAAGACCGCCAATCCGGTGACGATCAAGACCTTCCTGCCGGCCGACGACAAGATCGGCGACCTGACGGTGGCGCAGTACCTCGCACGTCTGGCCGCTGAAGCCGTATCGATCATCAACGCGGAAGATTACGGCCGCGCGATCTATGATCTGGCGCTGCGCCGCGCGCTGATCCAGATCGGCGAGGATGTCGTCAACATCGCCTATGACGCGCCGCTCGACATGCCGCCGCAGGCGCAGATCGAAGACACTGAACGCCGCCTGTTCGAACTGGCGGAAACCGGCCGTTATGACGGCGGTTTCCAGTCCTTCAACGATGCCGTGGCGCTGGCGATCGACATGGCGGGCGCGGCCTTCGAACGCGACGGCAATCTCTCCGGCATTTCCACCGGCATTCATTCGCTCGACGCCCGCATGGGCGGGTTGCAGCGTTCCGACCTTATCGTGCTTGCCGGTCGTCCGGGTATGGGCAAGACCTCGCTTGCGACCAACATCGCCTACAACATCGCAGCCTCTTACGAGCAGGAAGTGCAGCCGGACGGGTCGTACAAGGCCAAGAACGGCGGCGTCGTCGGCTTCTACTCCCTCGAAATGTCGTCCGAACAGCTGGCGACCCGTATCATCTCCGAGCAGACGGAAGTGTCCTCCTCGAAAATCCGCCGTGGTGACATCACCGAGTCCGACTTCGAAAAACTCGTCGCCTGCAGCCAGATGATGCAGAAGGTGCCGCTTTACATCGACCAGACCGGTGGCATCTCCATCGCCCAGCTGTCCGCCCGCGCCCGCCGCCTGAAGCGCCAGCGCGGCCTCGACGTGCTTGTTGTCGACTACGTTCAGCTGATGACCGGCTCCGGCAAGAGCGGCGAAAACCGCGTGCAGGAAATCACCCAGATCACCACGGGCCTCAAGGCGCTGGGCAAGGAACTCAACGTCCCGATCATCGCGCTGTCCCAGCTCTCCCGTGCGGTGGAAAGCCGCGAAGACAAGCGTCCGCAGCTTTCCGACCTGCGTGAATCCGGCTCCATCGAGCAGGACGCCGACGTGGTGCTGTTCGTGTTCCGTGAGGAATATTACGTCAAGAACATGGAGCCGCGCGATCCCGCAGACCCGAAATATGCCGAATGGGAAGCCCTGTTCGACAAGGTGAAGGGCACGGCCGACGTCATCATCGCCAAGCAGCGTCACGGACCGACCGGCACGGTGAAACTCGCCTTCCAGTCCGAATTCACCCGCTTCGCCGATCTGGCCGACCCGTCCTTCAGCCAGTACGAAGAGCATTGA
- a CDS encoding MarR family winged helix-turn-helix transcriptional regulator, protein MSRETDKEQLLDEVSAFTRKLRAFFDARVGESGLTLARARALFALSRRGPLTQTELAEEMEIETPTLVRVLDGMEKQNLIERRSDENDRRAKRIHMTEEGEKTSGTVQAVAKTLRSEITADISSQDLAMALDVMRRLSANLQNLAAGRAQS, encoded by the coding sequence ATGTCTCGCGAAACCGACAAGGAACAGCTTCTCGACGAGGTTTCCGCTTTTACCCGCAAGCTGCGCGCGTTTTTTGATGCGCGGGTAGGGGAAAGCGGGCTGACGCTTGCGCGTGCGCGTGCGCTTTTTGCCCTGTCGCGACGGGGGCCGCTGACGCAGACGGAGCTTGCCGAGGAAATGGAAATCGAAACCCCGACGCTGGTGCGGGTGCTCGACGGCATGGAGAAACAGAACCTCATCGAACGCCGCTCCGACGAAAACGACCGCCGCGCCAAACGCATCCACATGACGGAAGAAGGTGAGAAGACCTCCGGCACGGTGCAGGCGGTGGCAAAGACGCTGCGTTCGGAAATCACCGCCGACATCTCCTCGCAGGATCTGGCGATGGCGCTCGATGTGATGCGCCGTCTTTCGGCCAATCTGCAAAATCTCGCGGCGGGGAGGGCGCAGTCGTGA
- a CDS encoding MFS transporter produces MSTVLPQATDEAVSEKDVPAAGPEDAVAASRTVSDADGDATAPEPAAAAAPQPVERPVWLRLCFIFAGLSFFITQGLGMNLVMANIYQLQGEFSATVAEVAWLSAAYMAPYATFSIALFKIRAQYGLRPFAELSIIAFVVASCLNLFVTDLHSAIVIRFVSGMAAAPISSLGFLYILEAFPPARKFSLGFSIALTGTLLSAPIARIVSPSLLEIDGWNALYSMEVGFALISFAMIYVLKVTPPPRAKVIERMDILSYLLFAGGLGCLAVMLTLGRFYWWFETWWLGVLLATSIALLTLMAFIELPRKNPLLDLRWIFSKTNLHIIAVLLVYRAVSSEQSSTAVSFYQQLGLLNDQTTTLYALVLLATVLGGAACAWLMLTKYVDTAHVIALTLIAAGSFMDSQSTNLTRPGEMYLSQMMIAFGAAMFLPPVMSKGFAAALARGVPYLVNFITIFLFTQITGSMLMTGLLGSFVTLREKFHSNVLVENILLTNPLVAQRVSQLSGAYSHVITDPALLKAEGLALLGQQVSREAYVLAYNDTFLLISVVSALALVALLLHLAWMRIRPFLLRSDIDAAPAPQS; encoded by the coding sequence GTGAGCACTGTCTTGCCGCAGGCCACGGACGAGGCGGTTTCCGAAAAAGATGTGCCCGCCGCCGGGCCTGAAGACGCTGTAGCTGCCTCTCGGACGGTGAGCGACGCCGATGGCGATGCGACTGCGCCGGAACCTGCCGCAGCGGCTGCGCCGCAGCCGGTTGAGCGGCCGGTATGGCTGAGACTGTGTTTCATCTTTGCGGGCCTGTCATTCTTCATTACCCAGGGTCTGGGCATGAACCTCGTCATGGCCAATATCTACCAGTTGCAGGGTGAGTTCTCCGCCACTGTGGCCGAAGTGGCCTGGCTTTCCGCCGCCTATATGGCGCCCTATGCCACGTTTTCCATCGCGCTCTTCAAGATCAGGGCGCAATATGGCCTGCGGCCCTTTGCCGAACTCTCGATCATCGCCTTTGTGGTCGCTTCCTGTCTCAACCTGTTCGTGACCGACCTGCATTCGGCCATCGTCATCCGCTTCGTCAGCGGCATGGCGGCGGCGCCGATTTCCTCGCTGGGCTTTCTCTATATTCTGGAGGCCTTTCCGCCGGCACGGAAATTCTCGCTCGGTTTCAGCATCGCGCTGACCGGCACGCTGCTGTCGGCGCCGATCGCGCGTATCGTCTCGCCCTCCCTGCTGGAAATCGACGGCTGGAACGCGCTTTATTCCATGGAAGTGGGATTTGCGCTGATTTCCTTCGCGATGATCTACGTCCTCAAGGTTACGCCGCCGCCGCGTGCGAAAGTCATCGAGCGCATGGATATCTTAAGCTATCTGCTGTTTGCGGGCGGCCTCGGTTGTCTCGCGGTCATGCTGACGCTCGGCCGGTTCTACTGGTGGTTCGAAACGTGGTGGCTGGGCGTGCTTCTGGCAACATCGATCGCACTTTTGACCCTCATGGCCTTCATCGAACTGCCGCGCAAGAACCCGCTGCTCGACCTGCGCTGGATTTTCTCGAAAACCAATCTGCATATCATTGCGGTGCTACTCGTCTACCGCGCCGTTTCCTCCGAGCAATCCTCCACGGCGGTCAGCTTCTACCAGCAGCTCGGCCTGCTGAACGACCAGACCACCACGCTTTATGCGCTGGTGCTGCTGGCCACCGTGCTTGGCGGTGCGGCCTGCGCCTGGCTGATGCTGACGAAATATGTCGATACGGCCCATGTCATCGCGCTGACGCTGATTGCGGCCGGTTCGTTCATGGACAGCCAGTCCACCAATCTGACACGGCCGGGTGAGATGTATCTCAGCCAGATGATGATCGCCTTCGGCGCCGCCATGTTCCTGCCCCCGGTCATGTCCAAGGGATTTGCCGCAGCACTTGCCAGAGGCGTGCCCTATCTGGTGAACTTCATCACCATCTTCCTGTTCACGCAGATCACGGGTTCGATGTTGATGACGGGACTGCTCGGCAGCTTCGTGACCCTGCGTGAAAAGTTCCATTCCAATGTTCTGGTGGAAAATATCCTGCTCACCAATCCCCTGGTTGCCCAGCGCGTGTCGCAGCTTTCCGGCGCCTACAGCCACGTCATCACCGATCCGGCGCTGCTGAAGGCAGAAGGGCTTGCGCTGCTTGGCCAGCAGGTCAGCAGGGAAGCCTATGTGCTGGCCTATAATGATACCTTCCTGCTGATCTCAGTCGTTTCGGCGCTGGCGCTTGTCGCGCTTTTACTCCACCTTGCCTGGATGCGCATCCGTCCCTTCCTCCTCCGGAGTGACATCGATGCCGCGCCGGCACCACAGTCTTGA
- a CDS encoding HlyD family secretion protein has protein sequence MLKKFFTPVSILVLLGGLAGVALVLYAWRLPPFLSTVEMTDNAFVRGYVTTMSPQVSGYVVDVPVKDYQEVKQGTLLAKIDDRIYRQKQAQAAATLDTQKAALDNSRQQENAANANILSSQAAVDSAEASLKQAQLASDRQDNLIKSGVGTSSLQEEAHAALEKARASLSQAKAALEVSRQDLQTIIVNRSSLQAAVANAEAAVELTKIDLANTEIHAPVDGRLGEVGVRTGQYVTAGTQLMAVVPHDVWVIANFKETQLAGMQVGQPVTISVDALHRRKLTGHVERFSPATGSEFAVIKPDNATGNFVKIAQRLGVRIAIDADQPLAADLSPGMSVVVHVDKSVAPEGAETAAK, from the coding sequence ATGCTGAAGAAGTTTTTTACCCCCGTTTCCATTCTCGTGCTGCTCGGCGGTCTCGCCGGTGTCGCGCTGGTGCTTTATGCGTGGCGGCTGCCGCCGTTTCTCTCCACCGTCGAAATGACCGACAACGCCTTTGTGCGCGGTTACGTCACGACCATGAGCCCGCAGGTCAGCGGTTATGTCGTGGATGTCCCGGTAAAGGACTATCAGGAAGTCAAGCAGGGCACGCTGCTGGCGAAGATCGATGACCGCATCTACCGGCAGAAACAGGCGCAGGCGGCTGCCACGCTCGATACGCAGAAGGCGGCGCTGGATAATTCCCGCCAGCAGGAAAATGCCGCCAATGCCAACATCCTCTCCAGTCAGGCGGCGGTCGACAGCGCCGAAGCCTCGCTGAAGCAGGCGCAGCTTGCCTCCGACCGGCAGGATAATCTCATCAAAAGCGGGGTCGGAACCTCCAGCCTGCAGGAAGAAGCCCACGCCGCGCTTGAAAAGGCGCGGGCGTCGCTGTCGCAGGCCAAAGCCGCCCTTGAGGTCTCGCGTCAGGATCTGCAGACGATCATCGTCAACCGCAGCTCCCTGCAGGCCGCTGTCGCCAACGCCGAGGCCGCGGTCGAACTCACCAAGATCGACCTCGCCAATACCGAAATCCACGCGCCCGTGGACGGCAGGCTCGGCGAAGTCGGCGTGCGCACCGGCCAATATGTCACCGCCGGAACGCAATTGATGGCCGTCGTGCCGCATGATGTCTGGGTCATCGCCAATTTCAAGGAAACCCAGCTGGCGGGCATGCAGGTCGGCCAGCCGGTGACGATCTCGGTGGATGCCCTGCATCGCCGCAAGCTTACCGGCCATGTGGAGCGGTTCTCGCCCGCCACGGGTTCGGAATTCGCCGTCATCAAGCCGGATAATGCGACGGGCAATTTCGTGAAGATCGCCCAGCGCCTCGGCGTGCGGATCGCCATCGATGCCGATCAGCCGCTGGCCGCGGATTTGTCGCCGGGCATGTCGGTGGTGGTGCATGTGGACAAGAGCGTGGCGCCGGAGGGGGCGGAGACGGCGGCGAAGTAG
- the rplI gene encoding 50S ribosomal protein L9, whose amino-acid sequence MDVILLERINKLGQMGETVKVRDGYARNFLLPQGKALRANAANKARFETERATLEARNLERKSEAQKVAEALEGKSFIVVRSAGETGQLYGSVAARDVVEILGAEGFNIGRNQVELNTPIKTIGLHNVTLHLHAEVELQVELNVARSAEEAERQSKGESLTSADAIYGVDEDALRPEDFFDPEADRDGDDE is encoded by the coding sequence ATGGACGTCATTCTTCTCGAACGCATCAACAAGCTCGGCCAGATGGGCGAAACCGTCAAGGTTCGCGACGGTTATGCCCGTAACTTCCTGCTGCCGCAGGGCAAGGCGCTGCGCGCCAACGCCGCCAACAAGGCCCGTTTCGAAACCGAGCGCGCAACGCTCGAAGCCCGTAACCTCGAGCGCAAGTCGGAAGCCCAGAAGGTTGCCGAGGCTCTGGAAGGCAAGTCCTTCATCGTCGTCCGTTCGGCTGGCGAAACCGGTCAGCTGTACGGTTCTGTCGCCGCCCGCGACGTCGTTGAAATCCTCGGCGCAGAAGGCTTCAACATCGGCCGCAACCAGGTTGAACTGAACACGCCGATCAAGACCATCGGCCTGCACAACGTTACGCTCCACCTGCATGCCGAAGTCGAGCTGCAGGTTGAGCTGAACGTTGCCCGTTCGGCTGAAGAAGCAGAACGCCAGTCCAAGGGCGAAAGCCTCACCTCCGCCGACGCCATCTACGGCGTTGACGAAGACGCCCTGCGTCCGGAAGACTTCTTCGATCCGGAAGCAGACCGCGACGGCGACGACGAATAA
- a CDS encoding DUF2232 domain-containing protein, whose product MQKLNQTVLISGVLAGICAAFLTLGATAQSSFSFLLYAGSAMPILIAGMGWGNRAAIVAIITTAIIGALVMSPLFALTIAIFTLIPAGWLSHLANLARPASELGGPDDLLAWYPLSGIVLHLCILVSLAVVILGWMIGYGPDLVARMVDIMMTSVQNREPLFEPNAEALAQTKSLLVLMLPIVQGGLWVILLFAAYYFATRLVGSFGKGLRPREDIASALRMHRNAIFIFLAGIVAMFLGGVVAMIGAVICGTFGAGFLMAGYASLHKRARGKDWRLPVLILAYLSAVFVFPLFIILVFGLSDVRSTISLTPTRKTDNTNETKP is encoded by the coding sequence GTGCAAAAGTTGAACCAGACAGTGCTGATTTCCGGCGTTCTCGCCGGCATATGCGCCGCGTTTTTGACGCTTGGCGCAACGGCACAGTCGTCCTTTTCCTTCCTGCTCTATGCCGGTTCCGCCATGCCGATCCTGATTGCAGGCATGGGCTGGGGTAACCGCGCCGCCATCGTCGCGATCATCACCACGGCCATCATCGGCGCTCTCGTCATGTCGCCGCTGTTTGCGCTGACCATCGCCATCTTCACGCTGATCCCGGCGGGCTGGCTTTCACATCTTGCCAATCTGGCGCGCCCGGCTTCCGAACTCGGCGGCCCGGATGATCTGCTCGCCTGGTACCCGCTGTCCGGCATCGTCCTGCACCTGTGCATTCTGGTCTCCCTCGCCGTTGTCATTCTCGGCTGGATGATCGGTTACGGTCCTGATCTCGTTGCCCGCATGGTCGATATCATGATGACCTCGGTGCAGAACCGCGAGCCCCTGTTCGAACCCAATGCCGAGGCGCTCGCCCAGACGAAATCGCTGCTGGTGCTGATGCTGCCGATCGTTCAGGGCGGCCTGTGGGTCATCCTTTTGTTTGCGGCCTATTATTTCGCAACCCGGCTGGTCGGCTCCTTCGGCAAGGGTCTTCGCCCGCGTGAGGATATTGCTTCCGCGCTGCGCATGCACCGCAACGCCATCTTCATTTTTCTGGCCGGCATCGTCGCCATGTTCCTCGGCGGCGTCGTGGCCATGATCGGCGCGGTCATCTGCGGCACCTTCGGCGCGGGCTTCCTGATGGCGGGTTACGCCTCGCTGCACAAGCGCGCCCGCGGCAAGGACTGGCGGCTGCCGGTTCTCATTCTCGCATATCTCTCGGCGGTCTTTGTCTTTCCGCTGTTCATCATTCTCGTGTTCGGCCTGAGCGACGTGCGCAGCACGATCTCTCTTACTCCGACGCGGAAAACCGACAATACGAACGAAACCAAACCATAG
- the rpsR gene encoding 30S ribosomal protein S18, with translation MADASSSQARRPFHRRRKTCPFSGANAPKIDYKDVRLLQRYISERGKIVPSRITAVSQKKQRELAQAIKRARFLGLLPYVVA, from the coding sequence ATGGCTGACGCATCCTCTTCCCAGGCACGCCGCCCGTTCCACCGCCGTCGCAAGACGTGCCCCTTCTCCGGCGCAAACGCTCCGAAGATCGACTACAAGGACGTACGTCTGCTGCAGCGCTACATTTCCGAGCGCGGCAAGATCGTTCCGTCCCGCATCACGGCCGTTTCCCAGAAGAAGCAGCGCGAACTCGCCCAGGCGATCAAGCGCGCCCGTTTCCTCGGCCTGCTGCCCTACGTCGTAGCGTAA
- the rpsF gene encoding 30S ribosomal protein S6 has product MALYEHIFLARQDISAQQVDALVEQYKGVIESFGGKVGRIENWGLKSLTYRIKKNRKAHYALMDIDAPAAAIHEVERQMRINEDVLRYMTIAVEAHEEGPSAMMQKRDRDDRPRRDGDRPDRGPREDRGPRAPREGGFGDREDRPRRPREDRA; this is encoded by the coding sequence ATGGCTCTTTACGAACACATCTTCCTTGCCCGGCAGGATATTTCTGCCCAGCAGGTCGACGCACTTGTCGAGCAGTACAAGGGCGTTATCGAATCGTTCGGCGGCAAAGTCGGACGCATCGAGAACTGGGGTCTGAAGTCCCTCACCTACCGCATCAAGAAGAACCGCAAGGCTCACTACGCTCTCATGGACATCGACGCTCCGGCGGCCGCCATCCATGAAGTCGAGCGCCAGATGCGCATCAACGAAGACGTTCTTCGCTACATGACCATCGCCGTCGAAGCCCACGAAGAAGGCCCGTCCGCGATGATGCAGAAGCGCGACCGTGACGACCGTCCGCGCCGCGATGGCGACCGTCCGGACCGTGGCCCGCGTGAAGATCGTGGCCCCCGCGCACCGCGCGAAGGTGGCTTCGGCGACCGCGAAGACCGTCCGCGCCGTCCGCGCGAAGACCGTGCATAA
- a CDS encoding aldo/keto reductase gives MKQRLLGRTGISVSEICLGTMTWGTQNTEAEAHAQMDYAVENGVNFFDTAELYPTTPVSAETQGRTEDYIGTWFEKTGRRDQVVLATKVAGSGRDYIRGGRDIDAAAIREAVDTSLKRLKTDYIDLYQIHWPNRGTYHFRGVWSFDASGQDKERTLAEITEKLDTLGELVKAGKIRAIGLSNESAWGTQKYIDIAEARGLPRVATIQNEYNLLYRSFDLDMSEVAHHEDVGLLAYSPLAAGLLTGKYQNGACPAGSRGSINSNLGGRLQPLQEAPVRAYLELAAAHGIDPAQLAIAFCLTRPFMASVIIGATTMEQLKVDIAAADVTLSDDVLKGIAAIHRQYPMAI, from the coding sequence ATGAAACAGAGACTATTGGGCCGCACGGGTATTTCCGTGTCCGAAATTTGCCTTGGCACGATGACGTGGGGCACACAGAACACCGAAGCCGAAGCGCATGCGCAGATGGATTACGCCGTCGAAAACGGCGTCAATTTCTTCGACACGGCTGAACTTTACCCCACCACCCCCGTTTCCGCCGAAACGCAGGGCCGGACGGAAGATTATATCGGCACATGGTTCGAAAAGACCGGCAGGCGCGATCAGGTCGTGCTGGCCACCAAGGTCGCCGGTTCCGGACGCGATTATATTCGCGGCGGCCGTGATATCGACGCCGCCGCCATCCGCGAGGCTGTCGACACCAGCCTCAAGCGCCTGAAGACGGATTATATCGACCTTTACCAGATCCACTGGCCGAATCGCGGTACCTATCATTTCCGCGGCGTCTGGAGCTTCGACGCCTCCGGTCAGGACAAGGAGCGCACGCTCGCCGAAATCACCGAAAAGCTCGACACGCTCGGCGAGCTGGTGAAGGCCGGCAAGATACGCGCCATCGGCCTTTCCAACGAAAGCGCCTGGGGCACGCAGAAATATATCGACATCGCCGAGGCCCGCGGCCTGCCGCGCGTCGCCACCATCCAGAACGAATATAACCTGCTCTATCGCAGCTTCGATCTGGACATGTCGGAAGTCGCCCATCACGAGGATGTCGGTCTGCTCGCCTATTCGCCGCTGGCGGCAGGGCTGCTGACCGGCAAATACCAGAACGGCGCGTGCCCGGCGGGATCACGCGGCAGCATCAACAGCAATCTCGGCGGCCGCCTGCAACCGCTTCAGGAAGCCCCCGTCAGGGCCTATCTGGAACTTGCCGCGGCCCATGGGATCGACCCGGCACAGCTCGCCATCGCGTTTTGCCTCACCCGTCCGTTCATGGCGTCAGTCATCATCGGTGCGACGACGATGGAACAGCTGAAGGTGGATATTGCCGCCGCCGACGTGACGCTGTCGGATGACGTGCTGAAGGGGATCGCGGCGATCCACCGGCAATATCCGATGGCGATCTGA